TCCGGTGGTCCGCCGCCGCAGCCAAACCTTCCTCCCGGATTCCGATTCCACCCAACCGACGAAGAACTCGTGATCCACTACCTCAAACGCAAAGCAGACTCTTCTCCTTTACCAGTCGCCATCATCGCCGACGTCGATCTCTACAAACACGATCCATGGGAACTTCCCggtaaactaaaccaaaaccaaaccggtCAGATCcgtattgttttcttttgtttttttcctgaCCATTTTAGTTTATGCTTGTCTAAATTCTTACAGAGAAGGCTTTGTTCGGAGAACAAGAGTGGTACTTCTTCAGTCCACGTGATCGGAAATATCCAAACGGAGCTAGACCGAACCGAGCTGCTACTTCCGGTTATTGGAAAGCGACCGGTACAGATAAACCGGTGATTTCAACCGGAGATGGTAACAAAAAAGTCGGAGTCAAGAAAGCTCTCGTGTTCTACACTGGGAAGCCACCGAAAGGAATTAAATCAGATTGGATCATGCATGAATATCGCTTAGCCGATAATAAACCTAGTCTCAGGTGTGACTTTGGTCACAAGAAAAATTCTCTCCgggtaaataatattattattataatattactattactatgattttttaattattattttatagggATTGATGTTGTTTTTGATTGGTTTAAAACTCTGTAGCTTGATGATTGGGTGTTGTGTCGGATCTACAAGAAAAACAACAGTACATCATCCcgacatcatcttcatcatcatctggaTAACGATaaggatcatcatcatcattttcatcatGACATGCTGATGGATGATGATCTTTACCGTCTTCCTCTGTCGGTTCCCAGTCAAAACGTTTCAAGAATGAATCTTTTCCCGGCGGTTTTCTCCGATAACAACGACCCGGCGGATATATACGACGGAGGTGGCGGCGGAGCCGGTTACTCGATGAATCACGATTTTGCATCGTCGTCTGGATTGAATCAGAAACCGAATATTCCGGTGCCGTTTTGGGATCAAGATCCGGCTAAGAGGTTTAACGGCGGCGTTGGAGACTGTTCTGACATGGTCTCTTCAGTGGCAGCGCCGTCATCAATGCAGCAGCAAGGTGGGGTTTTGGGGGATGGTTTAGACAGGACCTCGTACCATTTAACCGGTTTGAATTGGTAATTATTTCCGGTCGGTTCGCTGTGAAAATTAGAAATCGAACTTAGAATGAGTTCGGTTTACATATTTTGAAGATTTGTGTATACGGTTTGAGTAATTTGGGAAATTGGTT
This genomic interval from Brassica napus cultivar Da-Ae chromosome A6, Da-Ae, whole genome shotgun sequence contains the following:
- the LOC125610070 gene encoding NAC domain-containing protein 18, translating into MHPFKIQESLTPTLTSKVSTISLAFFFSLKRKIRSEYMQVMETTDSSGGPPPQPNLPPGFRFHPTDEELVIHYLKRKADSSPLPVAIIADVDLYKHDPWELPEKALFGEQEWYFFSPRDRKYPNGARPNRAATSGYWKATGTDKPVISTGDGNKKVGVKKALVFYTGKPPKGIKSDWIMHEYRLADNKPSLRCDFGHKKNSLRLDDWVLCRIYKKNNSTSSRHHLHHHLDNDKDHHHHFHHDMLMDDDLYRLPLSVPSQNVSRMNLFPAVFSDNNDPADIYDGGGGGAGYSMNHDFASSSGLNQKPNIPVPFWDQDPAKRFNGGVGDCSDMVSSVAAPSSMQQQGGVLGDGLDRTSYHLTGLNW